The Cumulibacter manganitolerans genome has a window encoding:
- the serC gene encoding phosphoserine transaminase: MSENIEIPVELLPEDGRFGSGPSRTRYEALEDFGQVAASYVGTSHRQAGVRRLVGLVRQGLLALLDAPEGYEVMLGNGGSTYFWDSAVFSLIERRSQHLSFGEFGGKFAKAVAAAPFLEDPSVRSAEPGSAIEPLVEDDIDAYCWPQNETSTGVAVPVRRVPADGALTVIDATSAAAGLPVDLGQTDCYYFAPQKGFAGEGGLWVAVVSPAAIDRTERIAAGRRYVPPSLDLKIALDNSRKDQTYNTPSVYTLFMLAHQVDWLLAQGGQPWITSRVTESSSVLYGWAESSAYATPFVQDPALRSPVIGTIDLDPAVDAKAVTATLRANGILDTEPYRGLARNQLRIGMFVSTPPSDVEALTRCIDYVVERLG, from the coding sequence ATGAGCGAGAACATCGAGATCCCCGTCGAGCTGCTGCCTGAGGACGGGCGGTTCGGCAGTGGGCCGAGCCGCACCCGTTACGAGGCCCTCGAGGACTTCGGGCAGGTCGCCGCCTCGTACGTCGGGACGTCGCACCGCCAGGCCGGGGTCCGGAGGCTGGTGGGGCTGGTGCGGCAGGGTCTGCTCGCGCTGCTCGACGCCCCGGAGGGCTACGAGGTGATGCTGGGCAACGGCGGTTCGACGTACTTCTGGGACTCCGCGGTGTTCTCCCTGATCGAGCGGCGCTCGCAGCACCTGTCGTTCGGCGAGTTCGGTGGCAAGTTCGCCAAGGCGGTGGCCGCGGCGCCCTTCCTGGAGGACCCGAGCGTGCGCAGCGCGGAGCCGGGCTCGGCGATCGAGCCGCTCGTCGAGGACGACATCGACGCCTACTGCTGGCCGCAGAACGAGACGTCGACCGGTGTCGCCGTGCCCGTGCGCCGGGTGCCCGCGGACGGCGCGCTCACCGTCATCGACGCGACCTCGGCCGCCGCCGGCCTGCCGGTCGACCTCGGCCAGACCGACTGCTACTACTTCGCCCCGCAGAAGGGGTTCGCCGGCGAGGGCGGCCTGTGGGTCGCGGTCGTCTCCCCCGCGGCGATCGACCGCACCGAGCGGATCGCGGCCGGCCGGCGGTACGTCCCGCCGTCGCTGGATCTGAAGATCGCGCTGGACAACTCGCGCAAGGACCAGACGTACAACACGCCGTCCGTCTACACGCTGTTCATGCTGGCCCACCAGGTCGACTGGCTGCTGGCCCAGGGCGGCCAGCCGTGGATCACGTCGCGGGTCACCGAGTCGTCGTCGGTGCTGTACGGCTGGGCCGAGTCCTCGGCGTACGCCACGCCGTTCGTGCAGGACCCGGCGCTGCGCTCGCCGGTGATCGGCACCATCGACCTCGACCCGGCGGTCGACGCCAAGGCGGTCACCGCGACGCTGCGCGCCAACGGCATCCTCGACACCGAGCCGTACCGCGGCCTGGCGCGCAACCAGCTGCGCATCGGCATGTTCGTCTCGACGCCGCCGTCGGACGTCGAGGCGCTGACCCGCTGCATCGACTACGTCGTCGAGCGCCTCGGCTGA
- the pdxH gene encoding pyridoxamine 5'-phosphate oxidase: protein MNEPEFDVQHERVRYDLPRLREDDLGEDPIAIFATWLDAAAAAGVPEPNAMVLATASPDGAPRARTVLLRGYRDGFVFFTNYTSAKGRHLQANPRASLCFPWLPIHRQVIVEGTVQRVSPRASDAYFASRPVESQIASALSPQSQVIDGIDGLLGELAKVSAAHPDGIARPEHWGGYRLDPQVVEFWQGNVGRLHDRFRFRREAGRWVRERLAP from the coding sequence ATGAACGAGCCGGAGTTCGACGTCCAGCATGAACGCGTGCGGTACGACCTGCCGCGGCTGCGCGAGGACGATCTCGGGGAGGACCCGATCGCGATCTTCGCGACCTGGTTGGACGCCGCGGCGGCCGCCGGCGTCCCGGAGCCCAACGCCATGGTGCTCGCCACCGCGTCCCCGGACGGGGCGCCGCGCGCCCGCACCGTGCTGCTGCGCGGCTACCGCGACGGGTTCGTCTTCTTCACCAACTACACCTCCGCCAAGGGCCGCCATCTGCAGGCCAACCCGCGGGCGAGCCTGTGCTTCCCCTGGCTGCCCATCCACCGGCAGGTCATCGTCGAGGGGACCGTCCAGCGGGTGTCCCCGCGCGCCTCCGACGCGTACTTCGCCTCGCGTCCGGTCGAGTCGCAGATCGCCAGCGCGCTGAGCCCGCAGTCGCAGGTGATCGACGGCATCGACGGGCTGCTCGGCGAGCTGGCGAAGGTCAGCGCCGCCCATCCCGACGGCATCGCGCGGCCCGAGCACTGGGGCGGCTACCGCCTCGACCCGCAGGTCGTCGAGTTCTGGCAGGGCAACGTCGGGCGGCTGCACGACCGCTTCCGGTTCCGCCGCGAGGCCGGGCGCTGGGTGCGAGAACGACTCGCCCCGTGA
- a CDS encoding MFS transporter: MTEGPETTRRTDTPDRAPQRAPRRLSRVTMDTRPFGYPQFRRLFAGNVLTQVGAQMTLVAVGVQVYRMTGSSAMVGYTSLWALIPLIVFGLIGGALADTIDRRTLVIWSTLLTALTSLMLYLQAAAGLDNVWIVWALVALQSAAAAAYRPARSAMLPKLIPESLIPAANTISSSTMSGSMIVGPLVAGVIVAHAGVTWAYLAEAVLLVLAILTLFGLPVMAAAHDTGGRSPFRTALSDTAAGFRYLRTQPLLSMQYVVDLIAMIFGWPLAVFPALADQRFGEGSIGWLYAGASIGAVAAGLFSGWISHIVRHGATIIASVAVWGGAIIAFAFTDSLLLGLFFLAVAGAADLVSASLRMTMLQVLTPDAMRGRMQGVFMVVVAGGPRLGDVRLGQMATLLTPTVALWSGGLTIVVLMLVIALTFRLLWRYRPADSSAA; encoded by the coding sequence GTGACCGAGGGACCCGAGACCACCCGCCGCACCGACACCCCGGACCGTGCGCCGCAGCGGGCACCGCGCCGGCTGAGCCGGGTCACCATGGACACCCGGCCGTTCGGCTACCCCCAGTTCCGGCGGCTGTTCGCCGGGAACGTGCTGACCCAGGTTGGCGCGCAGATGACGCTGGTGGCCGTCGGCGTGCAGGTCTACCGGATGACCGGCAGCAGCGCGATGGTCGGCTACACGAGCCTATGGGCGCTGATCCCGCTGATCGTGTTCGGGCTGATCGGCGGGGCGCTCGCCGACACCATCGACCGCCGCACGCTGGTCATCTGGTCGACCCTGCTGACCGCGCTGACCAGCCTGATGCTGTACCTGCAGGCGGCGGCCGGGCTGGACAACGTGTGGATCGTGTGGGCGCTGGTCGCGCTGCAGTCCGCCGCGGCGGCCGCCTACCGGCCCGCCCGCTCGGCGATGCTGCCGAAGCTGATCCCCGAGTCGCTGATCCCGGCGGCCAACACGATCTCCTCCAGCACGATGTCCGGGTCGATGATCGTCGGCCCGCTGGTGGCCGGCGTCATCGTCGCGCACGCGGGCGTCACCTGGGCGTACCTCGCCGAGGCGGTGCTGCTGGTGCTCGCGATCCTCACGCTGTTCGGGCTGCCGGTGATGGCCGCCGCGCACGACACCGGCGGCCGGAGCCCGTTCCGGACTGCGCTGAGCGACACCGCGGCCGGCTTCCGGTACCTGCGCACCCAGCCCCTGCTGAGCATGCAGTACGTCGTCGACCTCATCGCGATGATCTTCGGGTGGCCGCTCGCGGTCTTCCCGGCGCTCGCCGACCAGCGTTTCGGAGAGGGCTCGATCGGCTGGCTGTATGCCGGTGCGTCGATCGGCGCGGTGGCGGCCGGGCTGTTCTCCGGCTGGATCTCGCACATCGTCCGGCACGGCGCGACGATCATCGCGTCGGTCGCGGTGTGGGGCGGGGCGATCATCGCGTTCGCGTTCACCGACAGCCTCCTGCTGGGCCTGTTCTTCCTCGCCGTCGCCGGCGCCGCCGACCTCGTCAGCGCGTCGCTGCGGATGACGATGCTGCAGGTGCTGACACCGGACGCGATGCGCGGCCGGATGCAGGGCGTGTTCATGGTCGTCGTCGCCGGGGGCCCGCGGCTCGGCGACGTGCGCCTCGGCCAGATGGCCACCCTGCTCACGCCGACCGTCGCGCTGTGGTCCGGCGGCCTGACCATCGTCGTGCTGATGCTGGTGATCGCGCTGACTTTCCGGCTGCTGTGGCGCTACCGTCCCGCCGATTCCTCGGCGGCGTGA
- a CDS encoding ABC transporter ATP-binding protein, which yields MLAIEKVAKRFGDKVVLDDLSFAVRPGELFGFCGANGSGKTTTMRIILGLLRADAGRVTWNGAPIDADVRQAIGYMPEERGLYPKMRPAEQLAYFAQLHGVDPARAKRSAAYWIERLGVKLEPKDTLEKLSLGNQQKVQMAAALVHDPAILVLDEPFSGLDPVAVDSLLDALTEKANAGVPVIFSSHQLELVERLCDAVGIISDGHMVAFGPVHSLRAQEARKQLVVSVAGVLPGWSRALPHVSESQEKGSTAIVTVTEPERSNEVLAAAMALGPVEQFAWKSPTLTEIFREVVAA from the coding sequence GTGCTCGCCATCGAGAAGGTAGCGAAGCGATTCGGCGACAAGGTCGTGCTGGACGACCTGTCCTTCGCCGTACGACCGGGGGAGCTCTTCGGGTTCTGCGGCGCCAACGGGTCGGGCAAGACGACCACCATGCGGATCATCCTGGGCCTGCTGCGGGCGGACGCCGGCCGCGTCACCTGGAACGGTGCCCCCATCGACGCCGACGTCCGGCAGGCGATCGGCTACATGCCGGAGGAGCGCGGGCTCTACCCGAAGATGCGCCCGGCCGAGCAGCTCGCGTACTTCGCCCAGCTGCACGGGGTCGACCCGGCGCGGGCCAAGCGGTCGGCGGCGTACTGGATCGAGCGGCTCGGGGTGAAGCTCGAGCCCAAGGACACCCTCGAGAAGCTCTCGCTCGGCAACCAGCAGAAGGTGCAAATGGCAGCCGCGCTGGTGCACGACCCGGCGATCCTGGTGCTCGATGAGCCGTTCAGCGGCCTGGACCCGGTCGCCGTCGACTCGCTGCTAGACGCGCTGACCGAGAAGGCGAACGCCGGCGTCCCGGTCATCTTCTCCAGCCACCAGCTCGAGCTCGTCGAGCGGCTGTGCGACGCCGTCGGCATCATCAGCGACGGACACATGGTCGCCTTCGGGCCCGTGCACAGCCTGCGCGCGCAGGAGGCGCGCAAGCAGCTCGTCGTGTCGGTGGCCGGCGTGCTGCCCGGATGGAGCCGCGCTCTGCCGCACGTCAGCGAGAGCCAGGAGAAAGGCAGCACCGCGATCGTCACGGTGACCGAGCCGGAGCGCTCGAACGAGGTGCTCGCCGCCGCTATGGCGCTGGGCCCCGTCGAGCAGTTCGCCTGGAAGTCACCGACCCTGACCGAGATCTTCCGGGAGGTGGTCGCCGCGTGA
- a CDS encoding ABC transporter permease codes for MSTPTITPPDRPRSRPSGPQLVAQVARREISTKLRDRTYLISILVFLLIVGAVITFNVLANKNADDYKVAVVGSTGPGFEEAARAQARQAGATVTFVQVADRAAGEKLLDDGADVVMDGDTLLRKDALPSTLSTILQGAHQTVSIIERASAAGISPGELTQIMTVQPLREQSLAASSGDALERGIVAMTAVGLAYGMLMMIVQFVAQGVVEEKSSRVIELLMTAVKPRQLLAGKVLGLGVLGLLQLLLVLGLGVAAATLGGLIEIPASGWSTILQVLGWFVLGYAFFATLSAAAASLVSRQEDLGSALMPLTFIPMIAFFLAFKVLSSPDSTLSAVLSMIPGFAPTTMPVRAAMSSVPLWQYVVAVVLQVAAVYLLVRLAARIYAGAMLKTSGKLKAREALARSREGADAV; via the coding sequence GTGAGCACGCCGACGATCACCCCGCCGGACCGGCCGCGGTCGAGGCCCTCCGGTCCGCAGCTCGTCGCGCAGGTCGCCAGGCGGGAGATCTCCACCAAGCTGCGTGATCGCACCTACCTGATCTCCATCCTGGTGTTCCTGCTCATCGTCGGCGCAGTCATCACGTTCAACGTGCTGGCCAACAAGAACGCCGACGACTACAAGGTGGCCGTCGTCGGCAGCACCGGGCCCGGCTTCGAGGAGGCCGCGCGGGCGCAGGCCCGGCAGGCCGGAGCCACCGTCACGTTCGTGCAGGTCGCGGACCGGGCCGCGGGGGAGAAGCTGCTGGACGACGGCGCCGACGTCGTCATGGACGGCGACACGCTGCTGCGCAAGGACGCGCTGCCCTCCACGCTCAGCACCATCCTGCAGGGCGCCCACCAGACCGTCTCGATCATCGAGCGGGCGTCCGCCGCCGGCATCAGCCCCGGCGAGCTCACCCAGATCATGACCGTCCAGCCCCTGCGCGAGCAGTCGCTCGCGGCCTCGTCCGGTGACGCGCTCGAGCGCGGCATCGTCGCGATGACGGCGGTCGGGCTGGCCTACGGCATGCTGATGATGATCGTGCAGTTCGTGGCCCAGGGTGTCGTGGAGGAGAAGTCCAGCCGGGTCATCGAGCTGCTCATGACGGCGGTGAAGCCGCGGCAGCTGCTGGCCGGCAAGGTCCTCGGCCTCGGCGTGCTCGGCCTGCTGCAGCTGCTGCTGGTGCTCGGTCTCGGCGTCGCCGCCGCGACGCTCGGCGGGCTCATCGAGATCCCGGCGTCCGGCTGGAGCACCATCCTGCAGGTGCTCGGCTGGTTCGTGCTGGGCTACGCGTTCTTCGCGACGCTGTCGGCCGCCGCCGCCTCCCTGGTCTCGCGCCAGGAGGACCTGGGCTCGGCGCTCATGCCGCTCACCTTCATCCCGATGATCGCGTTCTTCCTCGCCTTCAAGGTGCTGAGCTCACCGGACAGCACCTTGTCGGCCGTGCTGAGCATGATCCCCGGCTTCGCACCGACCACGATGCCGGTACGGGCGGCGATGTCCAGCGTGCCGCTCTGGCAGTACGTCGTCGCCGTCGTCCTGCAGGTCGCGGCCGTGTACCTGCTGGTCCGGCTGGCCGCGCGGATCTACGCCGGCGCCATGCTGAAGACCTCGGGCAAGCTCAAGGCCAGGGAGGCGCTCGCGCGCAGCCGGGAGGGCGCGGACGCCGTGTGA